In Dendropsophus ebraccatus isolate aDenEbr1 chromosome 14, aDenEbr1.pat, whole genome shotgun sequence, the following proteins share a genomic window:
- the LOC138772230 gene encoding nuclear factor 7, brain-like produces MSSRTTTMAFAALKDELTCSICLNIYADPIVLRCGHNFCRLCIDHVLDSQETSGVYSCPDCREKFLERPALQSNLKLSNISEHVHSTQPAQPETEIFCSNCLDSPVPAVICCLHCEASLCDNHLKVHSKSQEHVLMEPCSSQRMKKCSSHQKPLTYYCRDDDSCICVSCLLNGGHREHQVIDINEAFKKKMGSLKSIMAKGASMREEVEEKIQSLQMHKERTAAKTARLVDHTNVTFKDIRRQTDILGKRILSEIARRGEQTSLSISDLIQRLDIRKDDLSRKMRHMEKLCNTTDPLSVLQDQGADDKYFLDREQADICTRVVEITNAVDDLDESLISKMVRKGLSGIMGDGGITTFFTANEATEILLDVHTAANNLHVSGDLKTVSCSEEHQNRPETPERFEEYKVLSTRSFTSGQHYWDMDTCKSGGWRVGVAYPSVERRGPLALIGKNTKSLGLRRSGDSYFIRYNEKESRINHKATCEKIRIYLDYDAEQVSFYELSDPIALLHTTNIACTQPIHAVFAVYDDGWVRLRN; encoded by the coding sequence ATGTCCAGCCGCACTACTACAATGGCGTTTGCAGCCCTGAAAGATGAACTGACTTGCTCCATCTGCTTGAATATCTACGCAGACCCAATAGTGCTGAGATGTGGGCACAACTTTTGCCGACTCTGCATTGATCACGTGTTGGATTCGCAGGAGACTTCTGGAGTTTATAGCTGTCCTGACTGCAGAGAGAAATTTCTGGAGCGTCCTGCACTGCAAAGCAACCTAAAGCTAAGTAACATATCAGAGCACGTCCATTCTACTCAGCCAGCACAACCAGAGACAGAGATcttctgctctaactgcctagACTCCCCTGTGCCCGCTGTTATATGCTGCCTGCATTGTGAGGCTTCTCTATGTGATAACCACCTGAAAGTCCACAGCAAGTCTCAGGAACATGTCCTAATGGAGCCTTGTAGTTCACAGAGGATGAAGAAGTGTTCTTCTCACCAGAAGCCCCTCACCTACTATTGCCGCGATGATGACTCTTGTATCTGTGTTTCCTGCTTGCTGAATGGAGGACACCGGGAACACCAGGTGATCGATATAAATGAagcatttaaaaagaaaatgggAAGTCTGAAAAGCATAATGGCGAAAGGAGCTTCAatgagagaggaagtggaggaaAAAATCCAAAGTCTTCAGATGCACAAAGAGAGGACGGCAGCAAAAACAGCAAGGCTGGTGGACCATACTAATGTCACCTTTAAGGACATCAGAAGACAGACGGACATCCTGGGGAAGAGAATCCTGAGCGAGATCGCAAGACGTGGAGAACAGACGTCACTGTCCATCTCTGATCTGATCCAGAGACTGGACATCAGGAAGGATGACCTGTCCAGGAAGATGCGTCACATGGAGAAACTGTGTAACACGACTGATCCACTAAGTGTCTTACAGGACCAAggagcagatgataagtacttctTAGACCGCGAGCAGGCCGACATATGCACAAGAGTTGTTGAAATTACTAATGCTGTAGATGATTTGGATGAAAGTCTAATCTCAAAGATGGTGCGCAAGGGTCTGTCTGGAATTATGGGTGATGGTGGCATAACAACATTTTTCACAGCCAATGAGGCTACCGAGATATTACTAGATGTCCACACCGCGGCCAACAACCTGCATGTGTCTGGTGACCTGAAAACGGTATCTTGTTCAGAGGAGCACCAGAATCGCCCAGAAACTCCTGAAAGATTTGAGGAATATAAAGTATTAAGTACAAGGAGTTTTACGTCAGGTCAACATTACTGGGATATGGATACCTGCAAATCAGGAGGTTGGAGGGTGGGTGTAGCTTATCCTAGTGTCGAGAGGAGGGGGCCTCTAGCCTTAATTGGGAAGAATACAAAGTCTTTGGGTCTACGCAGGTCTGGTGACAGTTACTTTATAAGATACAACGAAAAGGAAAGCAGGATAAACCACAAAGCTACGTGTGAAAAAATTAGAATATATCTTGATTATGATGCCGAGCAAGTTTCATTCTacgagctgagtgaccccatcgcCCTCTTACACACCACCAATATTGCCTGTACTCAGCCCATTCATGCTGTGTTTGCAGTTTATGATGATGGGTGGGTCAGATTAAGAAACTAA